The Quercus robur chromosome 7, dhQueRobu3.1, whole genome shotgun sequence genome has a segment encoding these proteins:
- the LOC126693000 gene encoding putative pentatricopeptide repeat-containing protein At5g52630, with protein MLHPLPKATRLIPLQLQQLTLPLLNPQAQAQAQTQKQTQTQTTTITLPNNPPLNQHSRSSSFEQKYRQICNLLLSLTHSKSLQKGLQLHAHIIKSGLQTIPLISNHLINFYSKSQLPLFSRQIFDEAPRKSSTNWSSVISSFAQNELPLLALHFFRQMLQSGALPDDHIFPSATKSCAILSMCDVGRSIHCLAVKTGYEFDVFVGSSTVDMYAKCGKIKSARKLFDEMPEKNVVCWSGMIYGYAQLGEDEEALKLFKQALFDDLDVNDFTFSSVIRVCGNSTLLELGKQIHGLCFKTSFDSSSFVGSSLVSLYSKCGVIEGAYRVFNDIPVRNLGMWNAMLIACAQHAHTDRAFELFKEMEGAGMKPNFITFLCVLYACSHTGLVEKGRYYFERMKEYGIEPGDQHYASVVDLLGRAGKLQDAISIIKEMPMEPTESVWGALLTGCRIHGDTELAAFAADKVYELGPVSPGIHVLLSNAYAAAGRWDEAAKARKMLRDRGMKKETGLSWVEEGNRVHTFASGDRCHAKTKEIYQKLEELGEEMERAGYVADTSFVLREVDGEEKNQTIRYHSERLAIAFGLITFPPERPIRVMKNLRVCGDCHTAIKFMSKCSRRVIIVRDNKRFHRFEGGKCSCGDYW; from the coding sequence ATGCTTCATCCACTTCCCAAAGCCACAAGGCTAATACCCCTTCAACTCCAACAACTCACACTCCCTCTCTTAAACCcacaagcacaagcacaagcacaaacacaaaaacaaacacaaacacaaacaacaacTATCACTCTCCCAAATAACCCTCCTCTAAACCAACACAGCCGCAGCAGCAGCTTTGAACAAAAGTACAGGCAAATCTGCAACCTCCTCCTCTCCTTAACACACTCCAAGTCCCTCCAAAAGGGCCTCCAACTCCATGCCCACATCATCAAATCAGGCCTTCAAACCATCCCTCTCATTTCCAATCACCTCATCAACTTCTATTCCAAGTCCCAACTACCCCTTTTTTCCCGCCAAATTTTCGACGAAGCCCCTCGCAAGTCCTCCACCAATTGGAGCTCTGTTATCTCCTCTTTTGCCCAGAATGAGCTTCCTTTACTTGCCCTCCACTTCTTTCGTCAAATGCTCCAATCCGGGGCTCTTCCCGACGACCATATATTCCCTAGTGCCACTAAGTCTTGTGCCATTTTGTCTATGTGTGATGTTGGGCGGTCTATACATTGCCTTGCTGTGAAGACTGGGTATGAATTTGATGTCTTTGTGGGGAGTTCTACGGTGGACATGTATGCCAAATGTGGCAAGATTAAGTCTGCACGGAAactgtttgatgaaatgcctgAGAAGAATGTGGTTTGTTGGAGTGGGATGATATATGGGTATGCTCAATTGGGTGAAGATGAGGAGGCTTTGAAGTTATTTAAGCAAGCCTTGTTTGATGATTTGGATGTTAATGATTTTACATTTTCAAGTGTTATACGTGTTTGTGGCAATTCAACTTTACTAGAATTGGGGAAGCAAATTCACGGGTTGTGCTTCAAGACGAGCTTTGATTCGTCAAGCTTCGTGGGTAGTTCTTTGGTTTCGCTGTACTCAAAGTGTGGAGTCATCGAGGGAGCTTATCGGGTTTTTAATGATATACCAGTCAGGAATCTTGGTATGTGGAATGCAATGCTGATAGCTTGTGCCCAGCATGCGCACACAGATAGAGCTTTTGAGCTGTTTAAAGAGATGGAAGGTGCTGGAATGAAGCCAAatttcattacttttttatgtGTCCTTTATGCTTGTAGCCACACGGGTTTAGTTGAAAAGGGGCGATATTACTTCGAGCGAATGAAAGAGTATGGGATTGAGCCAGGTGATCAACATTACGCTTCCGTGGTGGACTTGCTTGGGCGTGCTGGTAAATTGCAGGATGCGATTTCAATCATTAAGGAAATGCCTATGGAACCAACAGAATCAGTGTGGGGAGCTTTATTGACTGGGTGTAGAATTCATGGGGATACTGAATTGGCCGCCTTTGCTGCTGATAAAGTCTATGAGTTGGGTCCTGTGAGCCCAGGCATTCACGTGTTACTGTCTAATGCTTACGCTGCTGCTGGAAGATGGGATGAAGCAGCGAAAGCTCGGAAGATGCTAAGGGACCGGGGGATGAAGAAGGAAACAGGTTTGAGCTGGGTTGAGGAGGGAAATAGAGTTCACACATTTGCTTCTGGGGATAGATGTCAcgcaaaaacaaaagaaatctaTCAGAAGTTGGAAGAACTAGGGGAGGAAATGGAGAGAGCTGGTTATGTTGCAGACACAAGTTTTGTACTTAGAGAAGTTGATGGTGAAGAGAAAAATCAGACAATTAGATATCACAGTGAAAGACTAGCCATTGCATTTGGGCTCATTACCTTTCCACCTGAGAGACCAATCAGGGTTATGAAAAACTTGCGTGTTTGTGGTGATTGTCACACTGCAATCAAGTTTATGTCCAAGTGCTCTAGAAGGGTAATCATTGTGAGGGATAATAAGCGGTTCCATCGATTTGAGGGTGGGAAATGCTCATGTGGAGACTATTGGTGA
- the LOC126693004 gene encoding tRNA-specific adenosine deaminase TAD2 isoform X3, producing MDSLEVPVGCVIVEDGKVIASGRNRTTETRNATRHAEMEAIDILLEHWQKNGLSKLEVAEKFSNCYLYVTCEPCIMCAAALSILGIKEVCYGCANDKFGGCGSILSLHLGSSEPLKSHGVPQGKGFKCTGGIMASEAVSLLRTFYEQGNPNVCFVSAPKPHRPLAQQATH from the exons CTGTGTGATTGTTGAGGATGGGAAAGTTATTGCCTCAGGAAGAAATCGAACTACTGAGACACGAAAT GCCACAAGACATGCGGAGATGGAAGCTATTGATATTCTTCTCGAGCACTGGCAGAAAAATGGACTTTCAAAGTTAGAAGTCgctgaaaaattttcaaactgcTACCTTTATGTTACCTGTGAACCATGCATAATGTGTGCAGCTGCTTTATCAATTCTTG GTATAAAAGAAGTATGTTATGGCTGTGCAAATGATAAATTTGGAGGTTGTGGATCAATATTGTCCTTGCATTTAGGTAGCTCTGAGCCACTTAAAAG TCATGGTGTTCCTCAAGGAAAGGGATTTAAATGTACTGGAGGAATAATGGCATCAGAAGCAGTCTCTCTTCTACGAACATTCTATGAACAAGGGAACCCTAATG tttgttttgtttcagcTCCAAAGCCTCACAGACCTCTGGCTCAACAGGCAACGCATTGA